A DNA window from Bacillus andreraoultii contains the following coding sequences:
- a CDS encoding IS1380 family transposase, which translates to SSFNAHYGTMGFHPLVAFDGATGDFLKAKLRPGNVYTSNGVVEFIQPLIEHYNETFPETSLFLRGDSGFAVPALYELCERESVYYVIRLKSNAQLKSLAEEYHPTSVPEDVSKTERYFEETIYQAKSWLKPRKVIIQSVRPAGELFFTHSFFVTNFEIASPKDIVQAYQKRGTMENYIKEAKNGFGFDRMNSHS; encoded by the coding sequence TCCTCTTTCAATGCTCATTATGGAACTATGGGATTTCATCCTTTAGTTGCCTTTGATGGAGCTACTGGCGACTTTTTGAAAGCGAAACTTCGCCCGGGAAACGTCTACACCTCCAATGGTGTGGTCGAATTTATTCAGCCTCTGATTGAACATTACAACGAAACATTCCCGGAAACGAGTTTGTTTCTTCGTGGGGACAGTGGATTTGCCGTGCCTGCCCTGTATGAACTGTGTGAGAGAGAATCGGTTTATTACGTTATTCGTTTAAAATCAAATGCACAATTAAAAAGTCTGGCGGAAGAGTATCATCCTACATCTGTACCTGAAGATGTTTCAAAAACAGAACGCTATTTTGAAGAAACCATTTACCAAGCAAAATCTTGGTTGAAACCTAGAAAGGTCATCATTCAATCTGTACGACCTGCGGGTGAACTGTTCTTTACGCATTCCTTTTTTGTCACCAATTTTGAAATCGCTTCTCCAAAAGATATCGTCCAAGCTTATCAAAAAAGAGGAACGATGGAGAATTACATCAAGGAAGCTAAAAATGGTTTTGGTTTCGATCGAATGAATAGCCATTCTTA
- a CDS encoding MauE/DoxX family redox-associated membrane protein yields the protein MSHILFFIEVVLGGILLSSAIDHSKNRYIFQNEIRKYNLIKNKVLINDLSVIIILLEFVLGLFFVLHISKWTSIIGSILLFLLFTFAILINLIKGNVNINCGCGGIVGDQLLSWKLLIRNIYIILLLIFDLIYSYILTDSKTVYNPAIISIIYGTALLTLLIIKTNAYLKKIGELLT from the coding sequence TTGTCCCATATATTATTTTTTATCGAAGTAGTATTAGGAGGTATATTACTATCGTCTGCCATTGATCATTCAAAGAATCGGTACATTTTTCAAAATGAAATTAGAAAATATAATTTAATAAAGAATAAGGTTTTAATTAATGATTTATCAGTAATAATTATTCTATTAGAATTTGTACTCGGTTTATTTTTTGTATTACATATATCAAAATGGACGTCTATTATAGGGAGTATTTTATTGTTTCTTTTGTTTACTTTTGCTATCTTAATAAACTTAATTAAAGGTAATGTAAATATTAACTGTGGATGCGGTGGAATTGTAGGAGATCAATTACTCTCTTGGAAACTACTAATTAGGAATATTTATATTATACTATTGTTAATATTCGATCTTATTTACTCATATATATTAACGGACAGCAAGACAGTCTATAATCCTGCAATTATATCTATTATCTATGGAACTGCTTTATTAACACTATTAATTATTAAAACGAACGCTTATCTAAAAAAGATAGGTGAGCTATTAACTTGA
- a CDS encoding ABC transporter ATP-binding protein translates to MNVISISMTYIQQFLTTKIEFQLDHFVDKKINLKLDNLSYEHFEYPDFYNRFNRVVKNGSIASNLLSPVKSLIEIIGGIISLISIIILLFNIHWILVLLSIISFLPFLIFNSRFGKEDYKLIKYQTLDKRKSNYYKALLHDKQSIKEIRLFNLTKYFTNKWENLYLKNMRESIHLASKQTKHRIFLETFKYCVYGVASLFVIRLISKEKAKIGDFVMIVQAIQQVQSMSTVIASSISKIYSNLFYINDYFELMDLIEKADEHANLTDGEDITNIYSIEFVNVTFKYPNSSQTILKGINLHIRAGEKIAIVGENGSGKTTLILCLLGFYRLTNGYIKINNKVIEQYNLESLRKRFTVIFQDFMRYAFTIRENIEIGDIDYIGNQKKFYDASRVSGVDDFVKSLERGYDTHLSKFFEEGIDLSGGQWQKIAIARTVYRNTDVLILDEPTSSLDPRSEYEIYKQFDKLSSDKITINISHRLAYIKNVDMIYVLDKGTIVEKGTHNELLSKNGIYSEMYNNQSRIMLNDNSNVQVQSMFV, encoded by the coding sequence GTGAATGTAATTTCAATTTCTATGACTTATATACAGCAGTTTTTAACCACTAAGATAGAGTTTCAATTAGATCATTTTGTAGATAAAAAAATAAATTTGAAACTAGATAATCTATCTTATGAACACTTTGAGTATCCCGATTTTTATAACCGCTTTAACAGAGTAGTAAAAAACGGGAGTATTGCTTCAAATCTATTAAGTCCTGTTAAAAGTTTAATTGAAATAATCGGAGGTATTATTTCGTTAATATCCATTATTATCTTGTTATTTAATATTCATTGGATTTTAGTGCTACTAAGCATCATATCATTTTTACCTTTTCTAATTTTTAACTCTCGATTTGGAAAAGAAGATTATAAATTAATTAAATATCAGACCCTAGATAAAAGAAAATCAAATTATTATAAGGCTCTATTACACGATAAGCAAAGTATCAAAGAAATAAGATTATTTAATCTTACTAAATATTTCACTAACAAATGGGAAAATTTATACTTAAAAAATATGAGGGAATCAATCCATCTTGCAAGTAAACAGACAAAACATAGAATTTTTTTAGAAACATTTAAATACTGTGTTTATGGTGTAGCATCCTTATTCGTTATTAGATTAATCTCAAAGGAAAAGGCAAAAATAGGTGACTTTGTTATGATTGTACAGGCAATTCAACAAGTTCAATCTATGTCAACAGTTATTGCATCTTCTATATCTAAAATTTATTCTAATCTATTCTACATAAATGATTACTTTGAATTAATGGACCTCATAGAAAAAGCTGATGAACATGCTAATTTAACGGATGGTGAAGATATAACAAATATTTATAGCATTGAATTTGTAAATGTAACATTTAAATATCCAAATAGCTCTCAGACTATACTAAAAGGTATTAATCTACATATAAGAGCTGGGGAGAAAATAGCTATTGTAGGTGAAAATGGATCAGGAAAGACAACATTAATTCTATGTTTATTAGGTTTTTACAGACTTACGAACGGTTACATCAAGATTAACAATAAAGTCATAGAACAATATAATCTAGAATCGTTAAGAAAGAGATTTACAGTAATATTTCAAGATTTTATGCGGTATGCGTTTACAATTAGAGAAAATATTGAAATAGGTGATATTGATTATATAGGTAATCAGAAAAAGTTTTACGATGCATCAAGAGTTAGTGGAGTAGATGATTTTGTGAAATCATTAGAAAGAGGATATGATACCCATTTAAGCAAGTTTTTTGAAGAAGGCATCGACCTGTCTGGAGGGCAATGGCAAAAAATAGCTATTGCACGAACAGTTTATAGAAATACAGATGTACTAATATTGGATGAACCTACTTCATCACTTGATCCTAGGAGTGAGTATGAAATATATAAGCAATTCGATAAACTTTCATCAGATAAGATAACAATTAACATATCACATAGGTTAGCTTATATTAAAAACGTAGATATGATTTATGTCTTAGATAAAGGAACTATAGTAGAAAAAGGTACTCACAATGAATTACTAAGTAAAAATGGTATTTACTCTGAAATGTATAACAATCAATCAAGGATAATGTTAAACGATAACTCTAATGTTCAGGTTCAATCTATGTTTGTATAA
- a CDS encoding thioredoxin-like domain-containing protein — MNTFVLIVLGIIMVLLIIEMVFMFKLAKLIATFLNRIMFIGDDKVRPNRMVSGRTSPQINKKTINGKKINVYDNEYQLLLFKDPYCSTCKDISNHLVELVPKLKRNVELVIIQKDTLVTEAEKHLNIIIDKKLFDDFLITSLPTLIVVGEEGMIVKVSDIIGSYNSFVEEISTFIKKVS, encoded by the coding sequence ATGAATACTTTTGTATTGATTGTTTTAGGTATTATTATGGTCTTATTAATAATTGAAATGGTCTTCATGTTTAAGTTGGCTAAACTTATTGCAACGTTTTTAAATAGGATTATGTTTATTGGAGATGATAAGGTTAGACCAAATAGAATGGTATCAGGTAGAACTAGTCCACAAATCAATAAAAAAACAATAAATGGAAAAAAAATAAACGTTTATGATAATGAATACCAATTACTTCTTTTTAAAGATCCATATTGTTCTACTTGTAAAGATATTTCGAACCATTTAGTTGAATTAGTTCCAAAATTAAAAAGAAATGTTGAACTCGTAATAATACAAAAGGATACACTAGTTACTGAAGCAGAGAAACACCTAAATATAATTATTGATAAAAAGCTCTTCGATGATTTCCTAATTACAAGTTTACCAACTTTAATTGTAGTTGGTGAAGAAGGAATGATAGTAAAAGTCTCAGATATAATTGGTAGTTATAATAGTTTTGTTGAAGAAATTTCTACTTTTATAAAAAAAGTTAGTTAA
- a CDS encoding HIT family protein: protein MKHEVKCLGCSLANKTEPVNIVYENDYVTCFLDHEPFNEGHTLILPKKHFVDVDKLDNETASAIMSASILISKALKQLYKPDGITVTQNGGIFNELTHYHMHVVPRYKNQSFADFYNEDVVLNGNIRELSYTKNLLKKAIDKLT from the coding sequence ATGAAACATGAAGTAAAATGTTTAGGGTGTAGCTTAGCAAATAAAACCGAGCCGGTAAATATTGTGTATGAAAATGATTATGTTACTTGTTTTTTGGACCACGAACCTTTTAATGAAGGGCATACCTTAATTCTGCCTAAAAAACATTTCGTGGATGTTGATAAACTTGATAATGAAACTGCTAGTGCAATTATGAGTGCTTCTATTCTAATATCAAAAGCGTTAAAGCAGTTATACAAACCTGACGGGATTACTGTTACTCAAAATGGTGGCATCTTTAATGAATTAACTCATTACCATATGCACGTTGTTCCCAGATACAAAAATCAATCGTTTGCAGATTTCTATAATGAGGATGTAGTATTAAATGGAAATATCAGAGAACTATCATATACTAAGAATTTGTTAAAGAAAGCAATAGACAAGTTGACATAG
- the istB gene encoding IS21-like element helper ATPase IstB, whose protein sequence is MDKRQEIIELCKELRLPSIRRMVNDESNFKKPDEAFEVLLQVLHQEHSDRLIRSKQNRIRTANFPQKKLLEELVESSLPDQARQKLPYLKTLKFIEEGQNVIFTGSPGTGKSHISIALGIEACLAGYKVFFATVPSLINQLKEYKSERTLRSFELKFERYDLVIIDELGYISFDKEGAELLFTHLSLRAGRKSTIITSNLPFLKWQEIFHDPVLTAALTDRLTHKSHVINMNGPSFRMKETKAWMNLNKFEVAQN, encoded by the coding sequence ATGGATAAAAGGCAAGAGATTATTGAGCTGTGTAAGGAATTGCGTTTGCCTAGTATTCGAAGGATGGTCAATGATGAAAGTAATTTCAAAAAACCGGATGAGGCATTTGAAGTGTTACTTCAGGTGCTTCATCAAGAACATAGCGACCGACTGATACGGTCGAAACAGAATCGAATACGTACAGCCAATTTCCCACAGAAAAAATTATTGGAAGAATTAGTTGAAAGTTCTTTACCTGATCAGGCCCGACAAAAGTTACCTTATTTAAAAACGTTAAAGTTTATTGAAGAAGGACAAAATGTGATTTTTACAGGTTCACCCGGTACGGGGAAGTCGCACATTTCTATAGCACTCGGTATAGAAGCCTGTTTAGCTGGATATAAAGTCTTCTTTGCGACAGTACCATCTCTAATTAATCAACTTAAAGAATACAAATCTGAAAGAACTCTTCGCTCATTTGAATTGAAATTTGAAAGATATGATTTAGTAATCATTGATGAACTTGGATATATCTCATTTGATAAAGAAGGAGCAGAACTATTATTTACGCATTTATCATTACGTGCAGGGAGAAAGTCTACAATCATTACAAGCAATTTACCATTTTTAAAATGGCAAGAAATCTTTCATGATCCAGTTTTAACAGCTGCCTTAACGGATCGGCTTACACATAAGTCACATGTTATTAATATGAATGGGCCATCTTTTAGAATGAAAGAAACAAAGGCTTGGATGAATTTAAATAAATTCGAGGTGGCTCAAAATTAA
- the istA gene encoding IS21 family transposase, translating into MNVKQQIIKMHLEGKSQRKIAKELKKSRNTVKKYIKEFENSKLTDVRNLPIPEEIIKPPTYTKRVGRKRVLSDEIIEKIRGYIKENEWKRENNLGKQQMKIIDMHEKLIEEGCEISYTTVRNFVNTELAKKNEVFIRRNCEPGYEVEFDWGEIKIEVNGKLRSYSLAVFTLAHSNYRFAKIYESETMVCVLDIHSLFIEHIGFIPTVFTYDNMRTVVKSFIGSEREITDGMKNISDYYGFKIRLCEPRKGNEKGHVERSVEYIRRKAFSSNYKFTSLKEAEEHLTRVLIRINQQLHHQHLLKHIELMEHERSVSKPAITPFDVAELIECRVDKYSTVVIKQNHYSVPEGHVGKFIKAKVGAEKIKLFIDGELVAEHKRNWGLHQWEMNIYHYLKTFEKKKGAIAQSECLKQAPDEIKMIYTNYYTGNEKDFIELLLYIQEKDNLGQVLEAIEKLNNIRFGFVTTERIQFICEQTNTDKLTDENKDDIMKQSERNLKAYADMFDQSEEGDILYG; encoded by the coding sequence TTGAATGTGAAACAACAAATAATAAAGATGCATTTGGAGGGAAAAAGTCAGAGGAAGATTGCAAAAGAATTGAAAAAATCTAGAAATACAGTAAAAAAATATATAAAGGAGTTCGAAAATAGTAAGTTAACGGATGTTCGAAATTTACCAATACCAGAGGAGATTATAAAACCACCAACTTACACAAAAAGAGTTGGTAGGAAAAGAGTATTAAGTGATGAAATTATCGAGAAAATTCGAGGATATATAAAAGAAAATGAGTGGAAAAGAGAGAATAATTTAGGTAAACAACAAATGAAAATCATTGATATGCATGAAAAGTTGATAGAGGAAGGGTGTGAAATTAGTTATACCACAGTACGTAATTTTGTAAACACGGAGCTAGCAAAGAAAAACGAGGTATTCATACGTAGAAATTGCGAACCTGGTTATGAAGTGGAATTTGATTGGGGAGAAATTAAAATCGAGGTGAATGGAAAATTAAGAAGCTATTCCCTAGCGGTTTTCACTTTAGCACATAGTAATTATCGATTTGCGAAAATCTATGAGTCTGAAACCATGGTTTGTGTTTTAGACATCCATTCCTTATTTATTGAACACATTGGTTTTATCCCTACGGTATTTACCTATGACAATATGAGGACTGTGGTTAAATCGTTCATAGGATCAGAAAGGGAAATCACCGACGGTATGAAAAATATTTCAGATTATTATGGGTTTAAAATTCGACTATGTGAACCAAGAAAGGGAAATGAAAAAGGCCACGTTGAACGTAGTGTAGAGTACATTCGTAGAAAGGCATTTTCATCAAATTATAAATTTACAAGTTTAAAAGAGGCAGAGGAACATTTGACAAGGGTACTAATAAGAATCAACCAGCAGTTACATCACCAGCATTTATTAAAACACATTGAATTAATGGAACACGAAAGGTCTGTATCCAAGCCAGCAATAACTCCTTTTGACGTTGCAGAGTTAATAGAATGTCGGGTGGATAAGTATAGTACAGTTGTCATAAAACAGAATCATTATTCTGTGCCAGAAGGACATGTTGGGAAATTTATTAAAGCAAAAGTAGGAGCTGAAAAAATCAAACTATTTATCGATGGGGAGCTTGTAGCAGAACACAAACGGAATTGGGGCTTACATCAGTGGGAAATGAATATTTATCACTATCTAAAAACCTTTGAAAAGAAAAAAGGTGCCATAGCTCAAAGTGAATGTTTGAAGCAGGCACCGGATGAAATTAAAATGATATACACCAATTATTATACAGGAAATGAAAAAGACTTCATAGAGTTACTTTTATATATTCAAGAAAAAGATAATTTAGGGCAAGTGTTAGAAGCTATTGAGAAACTAAATAATATTCGCTTTGGTTTTGTCACTACAGAAAGAATACAATTCATCTGTGAGCAAACCAATACTGACAAGTTAACTGATGAGAACAAGGACGACATCATGAAACAGTCAGAAAGAAATCTAAAAGCCTACGCAGATATGTTTGATCAATCTGAAGAAGGAGATATCTTATATGGATAA
- a CDS encoding LysM peptidoglycan-binding domain-containing protein gives MVIHVVQRGDTLWAISQTYGVPINQIVSANELESPNNLVIGLALVIPTSYKVHMVRSGETLWQIANQYQVPLQELIRQNNIQNPNVLFPGTRLTIPFRKPIIDVNAYTTNQGEQAGKEIQEVGSLLTYASPFAYTMTADGGLTPINDTAFLQAAKATGAVPMLCITNFTYRDPGSRLAHTILSSADLQDRLLTNAITIMRAKGYQGINIDFENVYPEDRENYNQFLQRAVNRLHPEGFFVSTALAPKTSGDQKGLLYEAHDYPAHGRIVDFVVLMTYEWGYRLGPPQSISPLNQIRRVLDYAVSVIPRDKIFMGFQVYARDWLLPHVKGQEAETFSMQEAIRRATKYGATIQYDNTTQSPFFTYQDQQGRSHVVWFEDARSAQAKFDTVKEYRLRGVSYWALGYPFPQNWQLLRGNFTIRKR, from the coding sequence GTGGTTATTCATGTTGTTCAGCGCGGAGATACATTGTGGGCTATCTCTCAAACATACGGTGTTCCAATCAATCAAATCGTATCAGCAAATGAACTCGAATCCCCAAATAATCTAGTTATCGGTCTTGCTCTCGTTATTCCTACGTCTTATAAAGTCCATATGGTCCGTTCAGGAGAAACCCTATGGCAAATTGCAAACCAATACCAAGTGCCGCTTCAAGAACTCATTCGCCAAAATAACATTCAAAATCCAAACGTCCTTTTTCCAGGAACCCGACTAACGATTCCTTTTAGAAAGCCGATTATTGATGTCAATGCTTACACAACCAATCAAGGAGAACAAGCTGGGAAAGAAATTCAAGAAGTTGGCTCACTTTTAACTTACGCCTCACCTTTTGCATACACGATGACAGCCGATGGTGGACTAACTCCGATTAATGACACAGCTTTCTTACAAGCAGCGAAAGCAACCGGTGCCGTACCGATGCTCTGTATTACAAACTTTACTTATCGCGACCCTGGCTCTCGCTTAGCTCATACCATTTTATCGAGTGCTGATTTACAGGATCGGTTGCTAACAAACGCAATCACGATTATGCGAGCAAAGGGCTACCAGGGAATTAATATTGATTTTGAAAATGTCTATCCAGAAGACCGAGAAAACTATAATCAATTTTTGCAACGTGCCGTGAACCGTCTCCATCCAGAAGGTTTCTTCGTTTCAACGGCATTAGCACCAAAAACAAGTGGTGACCAAAAAGGCTTACTCTATGAAGCTCATGATTATCCCGCACATGGCCGTATCGTTGATTTTGTTGTATTAATGACGTATGAATGGGGATATCGACTTGGACCACCTCAATCCATTTCACCATTAAATCAAATTCGACGTGTTCTCGATTATGCCGTTTCAGTCATACCGAGGGACAAAATTTTCATGGGATTTCAAGTTTATGCGCGTGATTGGCTGCTCCCACATGTAAAAGGTCAAGAAGCAGAAACATTTAGTATGCAAGAGGCAATTAGAAGGGCAACAAAATACGGGGCGACCATCCAATATGATAACACGACTCAATCACCGTTTTTCACTTACCAAGATCAACAAGGGCGCTCTCACGTTGTTTGGTTTGAAGATGCGAGAAGTGCTCAGGCGAAATTTGATACAGTGAAAGAATATCGATTAAGAGGGGTCAGTTATTGGGCACTTGGTTATCCATTTCCACAGAATTGGCAACTGTTGCGTGGTAATTTTACAATTCGAAAAAGATAG
- a CDS encoding nitrous oxide-stimulated promoter family protein translates to MRKLNDGPNIQKEKETVQQMITIYCRKKHHQKELCEECKDLLQYAHKRLSYCRFGEDKTACSNCKVHCYKPVYRQKIKEVMRYSGPWMLLYHPVYSVLHLLNGK, encoded by the coding sequence ATGAGAAAGTTAAACGATGGTCCAAACATTCAGAAGGAGAAAGAAACGGTTCAACAAATGATTACGATTTACTGTCGGAAAAAACATCATCAGAAGGAACTATGTGAGGAATGTAAAGATTTGTTACAATATGCACATAAAAGACTATCATATTGTCGATTTGGTGAGGATAAAACCGCTTGCTCAAACTGTAAAGTCCATTGTTATAAGCCTGTGTATCGCCAAAAGATTAAAGAGGTTATGCGTTATTCTGGACCGTGGATGCTCCTTTATCACCCTGTATATTCTGTTTTGCACCTATTAAATGGAAAATAA
- a CDS encoding amino acid ABC transporter ATP-binding protein — translation MNTVIDIQHLNKSFGDHEVLKDINFSVKKGEVVSIIGSSGSGKSTLLRCINLLEKPTGGAIIYQGKNILDDAHDINQYRTKLGMVFQQFNLFNNHNVLNNCIVGQVKVLKRQKEEAKQLAMKYLKVVGMEQYIDAKPKHLSGGQKQRVAIARALCMEPDVLLFDEPTSALDPEMVGEVLKVMKQLAESGLTMLVVTHEMEFAREVSDRVVFMDKGVIAEEGTPEQIFNHPKQDRTRAFLKRTLKMEI, via the coding sequence ATGAATACAGTCATCGATATTCAACATTTGAATAAATCATTTGGGGATCACGAAGTATTAAAAGATATCAATTTTTCCGTAAAAAAAGGTGAAGTCGTAAGCATCATCGGGTCATCTGGTTCTGGGAAATCGACATTGCTTCGTTGTATTAACCTGCTTGAAAAGCCTACAGGTGGAGCGATTATTTATCAAGGAAAAAATATATTAGATGATGCCCATGACATTAATCAATATCGGACAAAATTAGGAATGGTATTTCAACAATTTAATTTGTTTAATAACCATAATGTGTTAAATAATTGTATTGTTGGTCAAGTGAAAGTATTAAAACGGCAAAAGGAAGAAGCAAAACAACTCGCGATGAAATATTTAAAAGTAGTTGGGATGGAGCAGTATATCGATGCAAAGCCGAAACATTTATCTGGTGGGCAAAAACAACGGGTAGCGATAGCAAGAGCACTCTGTATGGAGCCGGATGTACTTCTCTTTGATGAGCCGACATCTGCGCTTGATCCAGAGATGGTCGGGGAAGTATTGAAAGTCATGAAGCAATTAGCGGAATCTGGTTTAACGATGCTCGTTGTTACGCATGAAATGGAATTTGCGAGAGAAGTTTCGGACCGAGTCGTGTTTATGGATAAAGGGGTTATTGCCGAAGAAGGAACTCCAGAACAAATTTTTAATCATCCGAAGCAAGACCGTACTCGCGCATTTTTAAAACGAACATTAAAAATGGAAATTTAA
- a CDS encoding amino acid ABC transporter permease, giving the protein MSFEWIVKIFIENWPMFLRGAGITLLIALIGTIVGAIIGLIIGVIRTIPMPEKGVKRFLLKFVHIILSIYIEIFRGTPMIVQAMVIYFGTALAFGLDIDRLWAAFFIVSINTGAYMSEIVRGGIVSIDKGQFEAAQAIGMSHFQTMTNVVLPQVLRNILPATGNEFVINIKDTSVLNVISVSELFFATKSIAGNNFRYFESFFIASVIYLVMTITVTRILRYLERKLEGPENYNLAGNQMQVKTPDIPSSQN; this is encoded by the coding sequence ATGAGCTTCGAATGGATCGTTAAAATTTTTATAGAAAACTGGCCGATGTTCTTAAGAGGAGCAGGAATCACGCTATTAATCGCCTTAATTGGTACAATTGTCGGGGCAATCATTGGATTAATTATTGGTGTCATTCGAACGATACCGATGCCAGAAAAAGGTGTAAAACGGTTCCTATTAAAATTTGTTCATATCATTTTATCAATCTATATCGAGATCTTCCGTGGAACGCCAATGATTGTACAAGCTATGGTCATTTACTTTGGTACCGCATTAGCGTTTGGACTAGATATTGACAGACTATGGGCAGCCTTTTTCATCGTTTCAATCAATACCGGTGCATATATGTCAGAAATCGTTCGCGGTGGAATTGTTTCCATTGATAAAGGTCAATTTGAAGCAGCTCAAGCAATTGGAATGAGCCATTTTCAAACAATGACAAATGTCGTTTTACCACAAGTATTACGAAATATTTTACCTGCGACAGGAAATGAATTTGTCATTAATATAAAGGATACTTCGGTATTGAACGTCATTTCTGTATCAGAGCTGTTCTTTGCAACGAAATCTATTGCTGGTAATAATTTTAGATATTTTGAATCGTTTTTTATTGCTTCAGTTATTTACTTAGTCATGACGATTACCGTCACTCGAATTTTACGTTATTTAGAGAGAAAGTTAGAAGGGCCGGAAAATTACAACTTAGCGGGAAATCAAATGCAAGTAAAAACACCAGATATCCCATCGTCGCAAAACTAA
- a CDS encoding transporter substrate-binding domain-containing protein produces MRNKFWMLITFTILAMFVLAGCGSSDSAGKNGGSNKKDDNTFKVGMEAGYPPFNWTQTNDSNGAVKIEGSQEYAGGYDVEIAKKIAEGLGKKLVVVKTEWDGLIPALQSGKIDAVIAGMSPTKERKESIDFTDIYYNSNLVMVVKKGSKYEDATSIQDFKGAKVTAQLNTFHYSVIDQIKGVDKQQPSDNFPAMRVALESGVIDGYVTERPEAVSASSANNDFVMVEFEDGFKTSTEDTAIAVGIKKGSELKEKINEILSKIPEEQQQEIMDAAIKNQPAAE; encoded by the coding sequence ATGAGGAATAAGTTCTGGATGCTAATAACGTTTACTATTTTGGCAATGTTTGTTTTAGCAGGATGTGGTTCAAGTGATTCAGCAGGGAAAAACGGTGGTTCGAATAAAAAAGATGATAATACGTTTAAAGTTGGAATGGAAGCTGGTTACCCTCCATTTAACTGGACGCAAACGAATGATTCAAACGGCGCTGTGAAAATTGAAGGAAGCCAAGAATATGCTGGTGGATACGATGTGGAAATCGCGAAGAAAATTGCTGAAGGATTAGGAAAAAAATTAGTCGTTGTGAAAACAGAATGGGACGGATTAATCCCTGCCTTACAATCTGGGAAAATTGATGCAGTTATCGCAGGAATGTCCCCTACAAAAGAAAGGAAAGAGTCTATTGATTTTACAGACATTTACTATAACTCCAATTTAGTTATGGTTGTAAAAAAAGGCAGCAAGTATGAAGACGCAACATCTATTCAAGATTTTAAAGGTGCAAAAGTGACAGCTCAATTGAATACATTCCACTATTCAGTGATTGACCAAATTAAAGGAGTGGACAAACAACAACCGAGTGATAACTTCCCTGCAATGAGAGTTGCCTTAGAATCTGGTGTTATTGACGGATATGTAACAGAACGGCCAGAAGCTGTAAGTGCCTCATCTGCAAATAACGACTTTGTGATGGTAGAATTTGAAGATGGGTTCAAAACATCAACAGAAGATACAGCGATTGCAGTCGGTATTAAAAAAGGTAGTGAATTAAAGGAAAAAATTAATGAAATTTTATCAAAAATCCCAGAAGAACAACAACAAGAAATAATGGATGCTGCAATTAAAAACCAACCAGCAGCAGAATAA